In the genome of Leeuwenhoekiella sp. MAR_2009_132, one region contains:
- a CDS encoding RagB/SusD family nutrient uptake outer membrane protein yields the protein MEKLQKLLVALILLSTLSCSQDILDKEPLSSFSAQGFYKTTSDAQAGVYGIYESLQSNYRINFAYWGEGRADAVETNHSGDPLLLKQNSLNKTMSSAQWNSLYQTISRANYAIKYVPEVSESEFGMRLVGEARALRALSYFYAVRIWGDVPLITEPYESVEQELFVERTDKELVLDQIVEDLKFAAENCNTNFGGERDRVLITQGGANALLTQVYMWRKDYQNASSTADLVLDNSLYSLVSMADWSKIFTTGYSNESIFEVGYNDVQTNALRVLYALGSDSDYLPSQKFRNSFEDGDLRQTKIYDTTAAEPRKIWKYFGEGFNDESPDPSSNNIVLVRLADIMLLKAEALNELGQTTDALDLLNVIRNRAGLENLDEAGAIAAYGDVQAAILHERAIELSYEGHRWFDLVRTGKAIQVMQPISGLSDEANLVWPIHEDALNRNPNLDQNSFYQ from the coding sequence ATGGAAAAATTACAGAAATTACTAGTAGCCCTTATTTTGTTGAGTACCCTATCGTGCTCTCAGGATATTTTAGATAAAGAACCATTAAGCAGTTTTTCTGCACAAGGCTTTTATAAAACCACAAGTGATGCTCAGGCAGGTGTATATGGTATTTATGAGTCTCTGCAATCTAACTACCGCATCAATTTTGCATATTGGGGCGAGGGTAGAGCAGATGCTGTTGAGACCAATCACTCAGGAGATCCTTTATTACTAAAGCAGAATTCTTTAAATAAAACCATGAGTTCTGCACAGTGGAACTCTTTATACCAAACGATAAGTCGAGCAAACTACGCAATTAAGTATGTGCCGGAAGTTTCAGAAAGTGAATTTGGTATGCGATTAGTAGGAGAAGCGAGAGCTTTAAGAGCCTTGTCCTATTTCTATGCAGTACGCATCTGGGGTGATGTTCCTTTAATTACAGAACCTTATGAAAGTGTAGAACAAGAGCTTTTTGTAGAACGTACAGATAAAGAACTTGTACTTGACCAGATTGTAGAAGATCTAAAATTTGCTGCAGAAAATTGCAATACAAATTTTGGCGGTGAGCGCGATCGTGTTCTTATAACTCAGGGCGGTGCAAATGCACTATTGACTCAGGTATATATGTGGCGTAAAGACTATCAAAACGCAAGCAGCACAGCAGATTTAGTTTTAGACAACAGTTTGTATTCATTAGTGAGTATGGCCGACTGGTCTAAAATTTTTACTACAGGTTATTCTAACGAAAGTATTTTTGAAGTAGGCTATAATGATGTGCAGACAAATGCATTACGTGTATTGTATGCTTTAGGATCTGATAGTGATTATTTACCCAGTCAAAAATTTAGAAATTCATTTGAAGACGGGGATTTAAGACAAACAAAAATTTATGACACTACAGCTGCAGAGCCTCGTAAAATATGGAAGTATTTTGGCGAAGGATTTAATGATGAGAGTCCGGACCCTTCATCTAATAATATTGTTTTAGTACGTCTTGCAGATATTATGTTATTAAAGGCTGAAGCTCTAAATGAATTGGGACAAACAACTGATGCACTAGACCTGTTAAATGTAATAAGAAATCGCGCAGGTCTTGAAAATCTTGATGAGGCTGGAGCAATTGCTGCATACGGAGATGTACAAGCTGCAATACTTCACGAGCGCGCTATAGAACTTTCTTATGAAGGTCACCGCTGGTTTGACCTGGTAAGAACCGGTAAAGCGATACAGGTTATGCAGCCTATAAGTGGCTTAAGTGACGAGGCAAACCTGGTATGGCCTATACACGAAGATGCTTTAAATAGAAACCCTAATCTTGATCAGAACTCTTTTTACCAGTAG
- a CDS encoding SusC/RagA family TonB-linked outer membrane protein yields the protein MSKKNNRHPVGFKRSVNSLLRQVATAVLFFLISVLSYGQDATVSGTVTNASTGEPLIGVNVILKGTSKGVSTDLDGNYSISNVTSDAVLSFSFLGFENKEVSVSAQIAINITLTPVANELDELVIVGYGKKKKRNLTGSIASVGSEEIEQTNQQDAVSILQGRAAGVQVTSNSGAPGGAMTIRVRGNSSLNSGNDPLYVVDGVPIESNSLSSLNGSENFGLNPLADINPGDIESIEVLKDAASTAIYGSRAANGVVMITTKRGKEGKAQINLTVFTGVSEITRKLSVLNASQYREVILDSYRNMDNPVEPIFAVLDSLSPRNNGDVDWQEELLRVAPQYKIDLSVRGGSENVKYSWSSSFLNQDGVILNNNYKRVTSRLNVDFNASNKLKFGQSISYTNAINNRINAGGSGNLSVVRELLIRPPTYSMYLPDGSLNGYQFGKRNPVGLAELATHLNKTNRIIGNEYAEYQFTDALKLRSNVNLDFVSMKEDEFIPSSLDYRPGYNTGAVRSLTNLTWGNETYLTYDKQVNEVHNISGLLGFSFQNWKYEQTGLDGMFFPSDNIRTLNGAGTISGQEVNISTEHSMLSYFGRLSYDYKGKYLAEVNLRADGSSRFGADNRFGYFPSASVGWRFSDEEFLKDNTVINDAKFRFSAGQTGNEAIGNYTSQGEFAVGVNYLDYSGAAPTVMPNAGLTWETTTQYDAGLDLSLWNNRVSLTTDYYVKLTEDLLYNVPIPRTTGFSFITQNIGSIENKGFEFTLTTRNLVGDFKWDTNFNISSNSNQVKDLPDELLTNGYIQNGNYHILREGLPIGTFYGYKFNGVYSRDEDNVNGITNGSQGAVFKGGDPIWEDVNGDNIIDADDRQIIGDATPDFFGGITNNLSYKNFSLSVFFQFSYGNDIYSEINHQRNSVVRYNNLSTDALDRWREQGDVTDFPRPLRDDPLESDSRIQSRWVEDGSYIKLKNVNLSYSFPEKLIGRFGLSKLDAYVTGTNLITWTKYTGFDPDVNSYSGLRAGVDEGSYPQSRTIILGLNFGF from the coding sequence ATGAGCAAAAAAAACAACAGGCATCCGGTAGGATTTAAAAGAAGTGTCAACTCTCTTTTGCGGCAAGTTGCAACCGCAGTACTCTTCTTTTTAATATCTGTCTTATCGTATGGTCAGGATGCAACAGTTTCTGGTACGGTAACAAATGCAAGTACAGGCGAACCGCTTATAGGGGTGAATGTAATCCTAAAAGGAACATCCAAAGGAGTTTCTACAGATCTTGATGGGAACTACAGTATCTCAAATGTAACTTCAGATGCGGTTTTAAGCTTTTCATTTTTGGGTTTTGAAAATAAAGAGGTTTCTGTAAGCGCACAGATCGCTATTAATATAACACTAACGCCAGTTGCTAATGAACTTGATGAGTTAGTTATTGTGGGTTATGGTAAAAAGAAAAAACGAAATTTAACCGGTTCGATTGCTTCGGTAGGTAGTGAGGAGATTGAACAAACCAATCAGCAGGATGCGGTTTCTATTTTACAAGGTAGAGCAGCTGGTGTGCAGGTAACGTCAAACTCTGGTGCTCCCGGTGGTGCAATGACTATTAGAGTGCGTGGAAATTCTTCATTAAACTCTGGTAATGACCCGCTATATGTTGTAGATGGTGTGCCTATTGAGTCTAACAGTTTGTCATCGCTGAATGGTTCAGAAAATTTTGGATTAAATCCATTGGCAGATATTAATCCCGGAGACATAGAATCTATCGAGGTTTTAAAAGATGCTGCATCAACCGCAATATATGGATCTCGTGCCGCAAATGGAGTGGTGATGATTACAACAAAAAGAGGTAAGGAAGGTAAAGCACAGATTAATTTAACCGTATTTACAGGTGTTAGTGAGATTACGCGTAAGCTTAGTGTTTTAAATGCGAGTCAGTACCGAGAAGTAATTCTGGATTCTTACCGTAATATGGATAATCCTGTTGAACCTATTTTTGCAGTTTTAGATTCGTTAAGTCCCAGAAATAATGGTGATGTAGACTGGCAGGAAGAATTACTGCGTGTTGCGCCACAATACAAAATAGACCTTTCGGTACGTGGTGGTTCAGAAAATGTAAAATACTCATGGAGTTCGTCATTCCTTAATCAGGATGGTGTGATTTTAAACAACAATTATAAACGGGTTACTTCCCGGTTAAATGTTGATTTTAATGCTTCAAATAAACTGAAATTTGGTCAAAGTATCTCATATACTAACGCGATCAATAATAGAATAAATGCCGGTGGATCGGGTAACTTAAGTGTTGTACGTGAATTATTAATTCGTCCGCCAACTTATTCAATGTACTTGCCAGACGGTTCTTTAAATGGATATCAATTTGGGAAAAGAAATCCGGTAGGTCTTGCTGAGTTAGCAACACATTTAAATAAGACAAACCGTATAATAGGTAATGAGTATGCCGAATATCAATTTACAGATGCTCTAAAATTAAGAAGTAATGTAAATCTTGATTTTGTATCTATGAAAGAAGATGAATTTATTCCTTCTAGCTTAGATTATAGACCGGGCTATAATACCGGTGCTGTGCGCTCATTAACCAATTTAACTTGGGGTAATGAGACCTATTTAACGTATGATAAGCAAGTAAATGAGGTACACAATATTTCCGGACTTTTAGGTTTTAGTTTCCAAAACTGGAAATATGAACAAACCGGTCTTGACGGAATGTTTTTCCCTAGTGATAATATTAGAACTCTTAATGGTGCAGGTACAATCTCTGGACAAGAAGTAAACATTAGTACAGAGCACTCTATGCTTTCTTACTTTGGACGTTTGTCTTATGATTATAAAGGAAAATATTTAGCAGAAGTAAATCTTAGAGCAGATGGTTCCTCACGTTTTGGAGCAGATAACCGATTTGGTTATTTCCCATCAGCATCTGTAGGATGGCGTTTTTCTGATGAAGAGTTTCTAAAAGACAATACGGTTATTAATGATGCTAAATTTCGCTTTAGCGCAGGTCAAACCGGTAACGAGGCGATAGGAAATTATACCTCACAGGGTGAATTTGCAGTGGGTGTAAATTACTTAGATTACTCGGGAGCAGCTCCTACAGTAATGCCTAATGCTGGTTTAACATGGGAAACTACCACACAATATGACGCTGGTTTAGATTTATCACTGTGGAATAACAGAGTGAGTTTAACTACAGATTATTATGTAAAACTTACTGAAGATTTGCTTTACAATGTGCCAATTCCAAGAACGACTGGTTTTTCATTTATAACCCAAAACATAGGGAGTATAGAAAACAAAGGTTTTGAATTTACTTTAACGACACGTAATCTGGTAGGCGACTTTAAGTGGGATACCAACTTCAATATTAGTTCAAACAGCAATCAGGTTAAAGATTTACCGGATGAACTGTTAACCAACGGGTATATCCAAAACGGAAACTACCACATTTTAAGAGAAGGCTTGCCAATTGGGACATTCTACGGGTATAAATTTAATGGAGTTTACTCAAGAGATGAGGACAATGTGAATGGTATTACTAACGGATCTCAAGGAGCAGTTTTCAAAGGAGGAGATCCTATCTGGGAAGATGTAAATGGTGATAATATTATAGATGCAGACGATAGACAAATAATAGGTGATGCAACTCCAGATTTCTTTGGTGGAATCACAAATAACCTGTCTTATAAGAATTTTAGCTTAAGTGTTTTCTTTCAGTTTTCTTATGGTAATGATATTTATAGTGAGATTAATCACCAGCGTAACTCAGTAGTACGTTATAATAATCTTTCTACAGATGCATTAGATAGATGGAGAGAGCAGGGTGATGTTACAGATTTTCCAAGACCATTGCGTGATGATCCTTTAGAAAGCGACAGTCGTATTCAAAGTCGTTGGGTAGAAGATGGATCTTATATCAAATTAAAGAATGTAAACCTGAGCTACAGTTTTCCTGAAAAGCTAATTGGTCGTTTTGGTCTTTCAAAATTAGATGCTTATGTAACCGGGACTAATCTTATTACCTGGACAAAATATACAGGTTTTGATCCTGATGTAAACTCATACAGTGGTTTGCGTGCAGGAGTAGATGAGGGGTCGTATCCGCAGAGTCGTACGATTATTCTAGGATTGAATTTTGGATTTTAA
- a CDS encoding LacI family DNA-binding transcriptional regulator, with protein MKKSRTTLKDLARELNLSASTISRAMGNHPGISEATTKLVQQKAEELGFTPNSIASSFRKKKTQSIGIIVPRIDIYFHSLVISGIEDYAYKAGYNVTIFQSKDLMKREQEITKILQNKMVEGIIVCLAIETDKYDHFKKFKKLGIPLVFYDRVPYNMDVNSVVINDFESSFTATEHLIHKGCKRIAHIAGNQSTAIFKARYEGYKAALKKHKIPHEPNMVGLTHNLSYEEGVIQANKFLELPVLPDGIFCANDYTAVSVLQVFMKAGVKIPDETAIVGFSNYPISRVIEPHITTVNDRAFEMGVEAAKLSIRLIEDEEESIKSETISIQTELIVRESTLKSM; from the coding sequence ATGAAAAAATCAAGAACGACATTAAAAGATTTAGCCAGAGAATTAAACCTATCTGCATCTACAATTTCTAGAGCAATGGGTAATCATCCTGGCATTAGTGAAGCCACCACAAAATTGGTCCAACAAAAAGCTGAAGAATTAGGCTTCACGCCCAACTCTATTGCTTCTAGTTTTAGAAAAAAGAAAACCCAGTCTATAGGGATCATTGTTCCGCGTATTGATATCTACTTCCACTCTTTGGTAATTAGTGGGATTGAAGATTATGCGTATAAAGCAGGTTATAATGTAACCATCTTTCAGTCTAAAGATTTAATGAAGCGGGAACAGGAGATTACAAAGATTCTTCAAAATAAAATGGTAGAAGGCATTATTGTCTGTCTCGCCATAGAAACCGATAAGTACGATCATTTTAAAAAATTTAAAAAATTAGGGATCCCGTTGGTATTCTATGACCGTGTTCCTTATAATATGGATGTAAACAGCGTAGTGATTAATGACTTTGAGTCATCATTTACCGCTACCGAACATCTTATACATAAAGGCTGTAAACGCATTGCCCATATTGCCGGTAACCAGTCTACTGCAATTTTTAAAGCACGTTATGAAGGCTATAAAGCTGCTTTAAAAAAACATAAAATCCCACACGAGCCCAATATGGTTGGCCTTACTCATAATCTGAGTTATGAAGAAGGCGTAATACAGGCCAATAAATTTTTAGAACTACCTGTTTTACCAGACGGTATCTTTTGTGCTAATGATTATACAGCGGTAAGCGTCTTACAGGTATTTATGAAAGCAGGCGTAAAAATTCCAGATGAAACAGCAATTGTAGGCTTTAGTAACTACCCGATTTCTCGTGTTATAGAACCGCATATTACAACTGTAAATGACCGCGCTTTTGAGATGGGTGTAGAAGCTGCCAAACTTTCTATTCGCTTAATAGAAGATGAAGAAGAATCGATAAAATCTGAGACTATCTCCATACAGACCGAACTCATCGTTAGAGAGTCTACTTTAAAATCTATGTAA
- a CDS encoding beta-L-arabinofuranosidase domain-containing protein → MNAFKFSPYLVFYFLCAIFYSTQLHAQNGDQILDGIGETGLIARYIFDENAKDWSRNNLHATFNTAENSYVEDPVFDKVLHLNATSKTYITLPAATLNNIESLSISGWIYLNSEIQNAEFFNFGKDKSTYLYVVPSGTKKENGLVTRISKDSKVIAETKIDALPVKKWQHITVVIDFPAQTMHTYINGELAKTAGNLKFDLDAIFGKNPVISIGKSLDAKLHDFRIYRIPLSENQINTIYNNSLKGEEGVVNERKELEDDLPQFPKDTPQLYNQFLTGVSDVTVTTLVGQLPRLPRYVNGTYKKGINGPQVRVLWPAPTDNASVLKTGTYKVTGNVPGTSFKPKATVTVTTASTQNTPERKLETFDLSAVSLNADSQEHSSKFIENRDKFINTLVETNPDAFLYMFRNAFGQPQPEGAEPLGVWDSQETKLRGHATGHYLTAIAQAYASTSYDVTLQKAFAEKIDYMVNTLYELSQRSGKPKTAGGSFVSEPTAVPVAAGKTDYDSDLSEAGIRTDYWNWGTGFISAYPPDQFIMLEHGAKYGTENTKIWAPYYTLHKILAGLMDVYEVTGNEKALEVAKGMGDWVHARLSQVPTETLISMWNTYIAGEFGGMNEAMARLSRITNQPSYLETAKLFDNIDMFYGDAQHSHGLAKNVDTFRGLHANQHIPQIVGVLEMYRDSNTPEYFKVADNFWYKTKNDYMYSIGGVAGARNPANAECFVSQPATLYENGLSSGGQNETCGTYNMLKLTRNLFLYEQRPEYMDYYEQGLYNQILASVAEDSPANTYHIPLRPGSQKHFGNPDMKGFTCCNGTALESSTKLQNSIYFKNEDNTALYVNLFIPSTLDWKERNIIIKQETAFPKENHTLLTVNGTGKFDLNVRVPGWATGGFTVKINGKVQKTKAVPGTYISINRTWKNGDTVELTMPFQFHLDPVMDQQNIASLFYGPVLLAAQEDAPRKDWRKIVLKANNLGETISGNPEHLEFTIDGVVFKPFYETYGRHSVYLDVALE, encoded by the coding sequence ATGAATGCTTTTAAATTTTCTCCTTACCTAGTTTTTTACTTCCTATGCGCTATTTTCTATAGTACACAATTACACGCGCAAAACGGAGATCAAATTCTGGATGGCATTGGAGAAACAGGACTTATCGCTCGGTATATTTTTGATGAAAATGCAAAAGATTGGTCGCGTAACAATCTACATGCCACATTTAATACTGCCGAAAACTCTTATGTAGAAGACCCTGTATTTGATAAAGTACTCCATTTAAATGCTACCTCTAAAACTTACATCACGCTTCCTGCAGCTACCCTAAATAACATCGAATCACTTAGTATTTCGGGTTGGATTTATTTAAATTCTGAAATTCAAAACGCAGAGTTTTTTAACTTCGGTAAAGATAAAAGCACATATTTATATGTAGTTCCTTCAGGAACCAAAAAAGAAAATGGTTTAGTAACCAGAATTTCTAAAGATTCCAAAGTCATTGCTGAAACTAAAATTGATGCACTTCCTGTAAAAAAATGGCAACATATTACCGTTGTTATCGATTTCCCTGCGCAAACTATGCACACGTATATAAATGGTGAATTAGCAAAAACAGCCGGTAATTTAAAATTTGATTTGGATGCAATTTTTGGTAAAAACCCTGTAATAAGTATTGGGAAATCACTTGATGCCAAACTGCACGACTTTAGAATTTACCGTATTCCGTTAAGCGAAAATCAAATAAATACGATTTATAATAACTCTTTAAAAGGTGAGGAAGGTGTTGTAAATGAGCGTAAAGAACTTGAAGATGATTTACCGCAGTTTCCTAAAGATACACCCCAACTTTATAATCAATTTTTAACTGGAGTCTCTGATGTAACTGTCACCACGCTTGTAGGACAATTACCCAGATTACCCCGTTATGTAAATGGCACGTATAAAAAAGGAATTAATGGTCCGCAGGTACGGGTTCTTTGGCCTGCTCCTACAGATAATGCTTCGGTATTAAAAACAGGTACTTATAAAGTAACCGGAAATGTACCCGGCACCAGTTTTAAACCCAAAGCAACAGTAACTGTAACTACTGCAAGCACACAAAATACACCAGAACGCAAACTCGAAACTTTTGATCTTAGCGCTGTTTCGCTTAATGCAGATTCACAAGAGCACAGTTCAAAATTTATTGAGAACCGGGATAAATTCATCAATACTCTTGTCGAGACCAATCCAGATGCTTTCCTGTATATGTTTCGTAATGCTTTTGGTCAACCACAACCTGAGGGTGCAGAGCCTTTAGGCGTTTGGGATTCACAAGAAACTAAATTACGCGGTCACGCTACGGGTCATTATCTTACTGCTATTGCACAAGCCTACGCCAGCACAAGCTATGATGTAACACTTCAAAAAGCATTCGCCGAAAAAATTGACTATATGGTCAATACGCTTTATGAGTTATCACAACGTTCAGGTAAACCTAAAACGGCAGGTGGCAGTTTTGTTTCAGAGCCTACAGCGGTTCCTGTAGCAGCAGGTAAAACCGATTATGATTCAGACTTGAGCGAGGCAGGCATTCGCACCGATTACTGGAACTGGGGAACAGGATTTATTAGCGCATACCCGCCAGACCAATTTATCATGCTAGAACACGGTGCTAAATACGGCACCGAAAACACAAAAATCTGGGCGCCCTATTATACACTGCATAAAATTCTTGCAGGTCTTATGGATGTATATGAAGTTACCGGAAATGAGAAAGCTCTTGAAGTTGCAAAAGGTATGGGAGATTGGGTACACGCCCGTTTAAGTCAGGTTCCTACCGAAACACTAATCAGTATGTGGAACACCTATATCGCAGGAGAATTTGGCGGAATGAATGAGGCTATGGCACGTTTATCGCGTATAACTAACCAACCTAGCTATCTGGAAACAGCAAAACTGTTTGACAATATCGACATGTTTTATGGTGACGCACAACACTCCCACGGTCTTGCTAAAAATGTAGATACTTTTCGCGGTTTACACGCAAACCAGCACATTCCTCAGATTGTAGGTGTATTAGAAATGTATCGCGATTCTAACACTCCCGAATATTTTAAAGTTGCCGATAATTTTTGGTACAAGACCAAAAATGACTATATGTACAGCATAGGTGGTGTGGCAGGTGCCCGCAACCCGGCTAATGCAGAATGCTTTGTGAGTCAGCCGGCAACGCTTTATGAAAACGGACTTTCATCTGGAGGACAAAATGAAACCTGCGGAACTTACAATATGCTCAAACTTACCCGCAACTTATTTTTATACGAGCAGCGTCCCGAATATATGGATTATTACGAGCAGGGGTTATACAACCAGATATTAGCATCGGTGGCAGAAGACAGCCCCGCAAATACGTATCACATCCCGTTGCGCCCGGGTTCTCAAAAGCATTTTGGTAATCCAGATATGAAAGGTTTTACCTGTTGTAATGGTACGGCTTTAGAAAGCAGCACCAAACTTCAAAATTCGATTTATTTCAAAAATGAAGACAACACAGCACTCTATGTAAATCTGTTCATTCCCTCTACTTTAGACTGGAAAGAACGCAATATCATCATAAAGCAAGAAACAGCTTTTCCTAAGGAAAATCACACCCTATTAACGGTAAACGGAACAGGAAAATTTGATCTAAATGTGCGTGTTCCGGGTTGGGCAACCGGTGGATTTACAGTTAAAATTAATGGCAAGGTTCAAAAAACAAAAGCAGTTCCTGGCACGTATATATCAATAAACAGAACTTGGAAAAATGGAGATACGGTAGAATTAACAATGCCTTTTCAGTTTCATTTAGACCCGGTGATGGATCAGCAGAATATAGCAAGTCTATTTTACGGTCCGGTTTTACTGGCAGCACAAGAAGATGCACCACGTAAGGACTGGAGAAAAATAGTATTAAAAGCAAATAATCTGGGAGAAACCATTTCAGGGAATCCTGAACACTTAGAATTTACAATAGATGGTGTTGTATTTAAACCTTTTTATGAAACCTACGGAAGACATTCCGTTTATCTTGATGTAGCTTTAGAATAA
- a CDS encoding DUF1080 domain-containing protein, with product MRVFKSMVFLLPVLGLFSCNKPAENEWEILFNGKNLDGWEAKFFHHDLGDNYANTFRVIDSAIVVSYEDYDTFDNRYGHLFYKQPYESFHLKFKYKFTDEWMQDAPSYTYRNSGVMFHSQDPKTILKEQDWPISVEYQMLAEAEPGKPRPTGNMCSPGTDVFYKGQKSNDHCISSSSKTYTWDTWIEADLIVYKDSLVIHKVNGEQVLEYTKTQTGGEVANGFDPQYKVDGKPLTSGYIGLQAEGQGVIFKDIKLKKL from the coding sequence ATGCGTGTTTTTAAATCGATGGTATTCTTACTTCCTGTATTGGGTTTATTCTCTTGCAATAAACCGGCAGAAAATGAATGGGAAATTTTGTTTAATGGTAAAAATTTGGATGGTTGGGAAGCCAAATTTTTTCACCACGACTTAGGAGATAATTACGCCAATACTTTTCGTGTTATAGACAGTGCTATCGTGGTGAGTTATGAAGATTATGACACGTTTGACAACCGCTACGGGCATTTATTTTATAAGCAACCTTATGAATCCTTTCATCTAAAATTCAAATACAAATTTACAGATGAATGGATGCAGGATGCACCCAGTTATACATATCGCAACAGTGGCGTTATGTTTCATTCACAAGACCCTAAAACTATTTTAAAAGAGCAGGACTGGCCTATTTCGGTAGAATATCAAATGCTGGCAGAAGCCGAACCGGGCAAGCCCAGACCCACTGGAAACATGTGTTCCCCGGGAACTGATGTGTTTTATAAGGGTCAAAAATCTAATGACCATTGTATCAGTTCGTCTTCAAAAACCTATACCTGGGACACGTGGATTGAAGCAGATCTCATCGTTTATAAAGACTCGCTCGTAATTCATAAAGTAAATGGTGAGCAAGTGCTTGAGTATACAAAAACTCAGACCGGTGGAGAAGTTGCCAATGGTTTTGACCCACAATATAAAGTAGATGGTAAACCACTTACAAGCGGTTATATAGGTTTACAAGCCGAAGGTCAGGGAGTCATCTTTAAAGATATCAAGCTTAAAAAGTTATAA
- a CDS encoding tautomerase family protein yields MPHITLKSFPLTEEERTKVTEALSQALQQSLGKSEASISVAIEEVPKENWQEQVYNTEIAPHMDTLTKKPGYSY; encoded by the coding sequence ATGCCACACATCACACTTAAGAGTTTTCCATTAACTGAAGAAGAGCGAACAAAAGTAACCGAAGCATTGTCTCAAGCCCTGCAACAATCTCTAGGTAAGTCTGAAGCTTCTATTTCTGTCGCAATAGAAGAGGTACCCAAAGAAAACTGGCAAGAACAGGTGTATAACACCGAGATTGCACCACATATGGATACGCTTACTAAAAAACCGGGTTACTCGTACTAA
- a CDS encoding SDR family oxidoreductase gives MMKDDVIIITGAAMGLGLATAQLLAKEGAKLVLVDFNEEALNRTVENLKSTYPEVKIISLLADVSKEDEVKNYVDTAVNEFGRIDGFYNNAGIEGKQASVTNYDLDIFKKVIDINLMGVYYGLRYVIPVMQKQKYGRIVNVSSVGGIRGVLNQMPYVASKHAVSGMTKNAALEYGKDGILTNAIAPGAILTPMVAEAFKQINPDDPKAAEKEYASHNPTRALGDPKDVASVVAYLLSKTNGYVSGQTIAIDGGESNMYGSPE, from the coding sequence ATGATGAAAGATGATGTAATAATAATTACCGGTGCTGCAATGGGACTAGGACTGGCGACAGCGCAATTACTTGCAAAAGAAGGAGCAAAATTAGTGTTGGTAGACTTTAATGAGGAGGCTTTAAACAGAACAGTAGAGAACCTTAAATCTACCTATCCGGAAGTAAAAATCATAAGTCTGCTGGCAGATGTTTCTAAAGAAGATGAGGTCAAAAATTATGTTGATACTGCAGTAAATGAATTTGGCAGAATTGATGGTTTTTATAATAATGCCGGGATAGAAGGTAAGCAAGCTTCGGTAACAAATTATGATCTAGATATATTTAAGAAAGTTATAGATATTAATCTTATGGGAGTTTATTATGGCCTGCGTTATGTGATCCCTGTTATGCAAAAGCAAAAGTACGGGCGCATAGTAAATGTATCTTCGGTAGGAGGTATACGTGGGGTTCTTAATCAAATGCCTTATGTAGCTAGTAAACATGCTGTAAGCGGAATGACCAAAAATGCTGCATTAGAATATGGTAAAGATGGTATTCTTACCAATGCAATTGCACCGGGAGCAATTTTAACTCCTATGGTTGCCGAAGCTTTTAAGCAAATCAACCCCGATGATCCCAAAGCTGCAGAAAAAGAATACGCCAGTCATAATCCTACACGTGCATTAGGAGATCCTAAAGATGTTGCTAGCGTGGTTGCTTATTTACTAAGTAAAACAAACGGATATGTAAGCGGGCAAACCATTGCTATAGATGGTGGGGAGTCTAATATGTACGGTAGTCCAGAATAA